A region from the Serinibacter arcticus genome encodes:
- a CDS encoding AAA family ATPase: MRLHLPAPFEPLLGTADHLDVLGGVPPWAVPDGWFEEAHRCIEEIAGDARVGSAITTSTTYLPGTSRAIPMVWDAAAWLAGPTPVFCGPHSRFPWEMTERYLQPGKMLDPQSVWRYVGAATAWPTQLLSWAVTDGWDRRRALETQRAILDVFTDVPQLETRRAAVVGVLDHVLDGDDAALTAIHLTGSMDAVRTYWRHHLDEGVYSVLPELAGPVDVVAWAYPSFAALAALLSRAATRELSAPGFLADVCLGREVLVPPMLAAAVGAEVAGEVQREWEARRPGFRAADSNTATRAFVVRAMQAGEYELVRHLQALGSVLAGYVPALPTVPGTVAPVLNVLDFMEDVEELYTVRRGVNPLLAELERRTASSSSAWGTDEDAGGHPGGVVALREGEDGEAAPVVEEDVVIGEPLEDLEALIGLAPIKQQVVRLQAEARAEILRVRAGMPPSERSRHLLFVGNPGTAKTTVARILARVYAQQGLLSRGHLVEVSRADLIGEFIGQTAPKVRAVVERALGGVLFIDEAYSLIPRDSFRDFGHEAVATLVKLMEDMREDLVVVAAGYPDEMQRFVDANPGLASRFPTTLAFDDYTDDDLWRIFVLVAAQAGYTLAWGVELAVRSLFPRERPRNFGNGRFVRNVFEEATALQAVRIVAMADPSFQDVRTLLPQDVPARGVVQEVSAAPGMYL; this comes from the coding sequence CGACCTCGACGACCTACCTCCCCGGCACCTCCCGCGCGATCCCCATGGTCTGGGACGCCGCCGCGTGGCTCGCCGGCCCGACACCCGTCTTCTGCGGGCCGCACTCGCGCTTCCCGTGGGAGATGACCGAGCGGTACCTGCAGCCCGGCAAGATGCTCGATCCGCAGAGCGTGTGGCGGTACGTCGGGGCGGCGACGGCGTGGCCCACCCAGCTGCTCTCGTGGGCCGTCACCGACGGCTGGGACCGCCGTCGGGCGCTGGAGACCCAGCGCGCGATCCTCGACGTGTTCACGGACGTCCCGCAGCTCGAGACCCGGCGCGCCGCCGTCGTCGGCGTCCTGGACCACGTCCTCGACGGCGACGACGCCGCGCTCACCGCGATCCACCTCACCGGGTCCATGGACGCGGTGCGCACGTACTGGCGCCACCACCTCGACGAGGGCGTCTACTCGGTGCTGCCCGAGCTGGCCGGACCGGTCGACGTCGTCGCGTGGGCCTACCCCTCGTTCGCCGCGCTCGCGGCGCTGCTGTCGCGGGCGGCGACCCGCGAGCTCTCCGCGCCCGGCTTCCTCGCCGACGTCTGCCTGGGCCGCGAGGTCCTGGTGCCGCCGATGCTGGCGGCCGCCGTCGGCGCGGAGGTCGCGGGCGAGGTGCAGCGCGAGTGGGAGGCGCGCCGACCCGGGTTCCGGGCCGCGGACTCGAACACGGCCACGCGGGCGTTCGTCGTGCGCGCGATGCAGGCCGGGGAGTACGAGCTCGTCAGGCACCTGCAGGCGCTGGGCAGCGTGCTCGCCGGGTACGTGCCGGCGCTCCCGACCGTGCCTGGCACGGTCGCGCCGGTGCTGAACGTCCTCGACTTCATGGAGGACGTCGAGGAGCTCTACACCGTGCGGCGCGGGGTCAACCCGCTGCTGGCCGAGCTCGAGCGCCGGACGGCGTCGTCGTCCAGCGCCTGGGGGACGGACGAGGACGCGGGTGGGCACCCGGGCGGGGTCGTCGCGCTGCGCGAGGGTGAGGACGGCGAGGCCGCGCCGGTCGTCGAGGAGGACGTGGTCATCGGCGAACCGCTCGAGGACCTCGAGGCGCTCATCGGTCTCGCGCCGATCAAGCAGCAGGTCGTCCGGCTGCAGGCCGAGGCGCGGGCCGAGATCCTCCGCGTGCGGGCGGGGATGCCACCGAGCGAGCGGTCGCGGCACCTGCTGTTCGTCGGCAACCCCGGCACCGCCAAGACCACGGTCGCCCGGATCCTCGCACGGGTCTACGCGCAGCAGGGGCTGCTGAGCCGCGGCCACCTGGTCGAGGTCAGCCGGGCCGACCTCATCGGGGAGTTCATCGGCCAGACGGCGCCGAAGGTGCGCGCCGTCGTCGAGCGCGCGCTCGGCGGGGTCCTGTTCATCGACGAGGCGTACTCGCTCATCCCGCGCGACTCCTTCCGCGACTTCGGGCACGAGGCCGTGGCCACGCTCGTGAAGCTCATGGAGGACATGCGCGAGGACCTCGTCGTCGTGGCCGCCGGCTACCCGGACGAGATGCAGCGCTTCGTGGACGCCAACCCCGGGCTGGCCTCGCGCTTCCCGACGACGCTCGCGTTCGACGACTACACCGACGACGACCTGTGGCGCATCTTCGTTCTCGTCGCGGCCCAGGCCGGCTACACGCTGGCGTGGGGCGTCGAGCTCGCGGTGCGGTCGCTGTTCCCCCGCGAGCGGCCGCGCAACTTCGGCAACGGACGTTTCGTGCGGAACGTCTTCGAGGAGGCGACGGCCCTGCAGGCCGTGCGGATCGTGGCCATGGCCGACCCCTCGTTCCAGGACGTTCGCACGCTGCTCCCGCAGGACGTGCCCGCGCGCGGGGTGGTGCAGGAGGTGTCGGCGGCGCCCGGGATGTACCTGTAG
- a CDS encoding hydroxymethylglutaryl-CoA synthase produces MVRSETEMPLSIGIHDLALATSQHSLSLTDLADHHGIDPAKFTVGIGQDVMSVLAGDEDIVTMAADATARIIERNGTEGIRTLLFATESGIDQSKSAGVYVHKLVGLPSTVRVVELKQACYSATAALQFAVGLIARDPSQKVLVVASDVARYDLGSSGESTQGAAAAAMLVQADPALLVVENPAGVYTEDVMDFWRPNYRTTALVDGKGSIKAYLNAIGGAWEDYLAQGGASFSDFAAICYHQPFTKMATKAHRHLAVLAGGNPTPAEVAADLDETMRYNRLIGNSYTASVYVALASLLDHHEGDLAGSRIGLASYGSGSVAEFFAAVVQPGYREHLRGAEHAAMIERRTPLDHTAYEVLHKTTLPEDGREYRTSRESVGPFRFAGMMGHQRLYEHA; encoded by the coding sequence ATGGTGCGAAGCGAGACCGAGATGCCGCTCTCGATCGGTATCCACGACCTCGCCCTGGCGACCTCCCAGCACAGCCTGTCCCTCACGGACCTGGCCGACCACCACGGCATCGACCCCGCGAAGTTCACGGTCGGCATCGGCCAGGACGTGATGAGCGTGCTCGCCGGGGACGAGGACATCGTCACGATGGCCGCCGACGCCACGGCCCGCATCATCGAGCGCAACGGCACCGAGGGCATCCGCACCCTGCTGTTCGCCACCGAGAGCGGCATCGACCAGAGCAAGTCGGCCGGCGTCTACGTCCACAAGCTCGTCGGCCTCCCCTCGACCGTCCGCGTCGTCGAGCTGAAGCAGGCCTGCTACTCCGCGACGGCGGCGCTGCAGTTCGCCGTCGGGCTCATCGCCCGTGACCCCTCCCAGAAGGTGCTGGTCGTGGCGAGCGACGTCGCACGCTACGACCTCGGCTCCTCCGGCGAGTCCACCCAGGGCGCTGCCGCCGCCGCGATGCTCGTGCAGGCCGACCCCGCGCTCCTCGTGGTGGAGAACCCCGCCGGGGTCTACACCGAGGACGTCATGGACTTCTGGCGCCCGAACTACCGCACCACCGCGCTGGTCGACGGCAAGGGCTCGATCAAGGCCTACCTCAACGCCATCGGCGGCGCGTGGGAGGACTACCTCGCGCAGGGCGGTGCGAGCTTCTCCGACTTCGCCGCGATCTGCTACCACCAGCCGTTCACGAAGATGGCGACCAAGGCGCACCGTCACCTCGCCGTCCTCGCCGGGGGCAACCCGACGCCCGCCGAGGTCGCCGCCGACCTCGACGAGACGATGCGCTACAACCGCCTCATCGGGAACTCCTACACCGCCTCGGTGTACGTGGCCCTCGCCTCGCTGCTCGACCACCACGAGGGCGACCTCGCGGGGTCGCGCATCGGCCTGGCGAGCTACGGCTCGGGCTCGGTCGCGGAGTTCTTCGCCGCCGTCGTCCAGCCCGGCTACCGCGAGCACCTGCGCGGCGCCGAGCACGCCGCGATGATCGAGCGCCGCACCCCGCTGGACCACACGGCCTACGAGGTGCTCCACAAGACGACGCTCCCCGAGGACGGCCGCGAGTACCGCACGTCGCGCGAGTCGGTCGGCCCGTTCCGGTTCGCCGGGATGATGGGCCACCAGCGCCTGTACGAGCACGCCTGA